Genomic segment of Panicum virgatum strain AP13 chromosome 2K, P.virgatum_v5, whole genome shotgun sequence:
GAGAAGAATGTTGTAAGGCCATCAGGGAGGTTGCCAAGTGAAACGACATGGGATCTGCAAAGGTTCTGGCTGGAGAGGGATCGCAGGCCTGCCAAATAGTTGCTGATAGCTAGGCATCTCTTTCTGAATTGTGTGCACTAGgatagcagcagcagtagcaacgGGTAACTGTCAGCTCATCAATCATGCCTGTATTTTGTGCAGCAAGTTGGATACTAGGACTGCTTGCCGGAGATTGCACGTGCTGGCGGTGTTGCTCGCTTGCTGGAGATCACCCGTTATGAAGCCTGGAGTTGCTTGCTTGCTGGAGATCGCGTGCACAAGAGGAGCTGCTTGCTGGAGAGCGACAGACCACCTGTGGCATGGCCGGCCAGCCGCAAGCATTGATCGATGTATAAAACTCTTGTTAGAGTGATGGTTCATGTCTCTCTGAGACATCCATTTGCATGCCTGTGATGTTATTCTTTCTAAGCCTTGTGGTGTGATGATGTGTTCCAAAGAAATCATGCTTGTGCCAAGGATAGTCTTTCAATAATTCAGTTAGTGATTTAATTCCCGCTCCTAAATACCTTGGTGTTTGTGCAATAGCTAGTGATTTTCTTAAAAATGTTCATTCAAATAATTTTTAGGAagtcaatctacaagtatgaCGCTAGCATAttcaattgttttttttttgcaggatgTGAGGTGGACACAATGATCTCCATTGAAAGCGCCATCTTTGAGGGGACCCCATCATCACAATTAGGAGCCTGTGTGGCACTGGTTCGGCCAGCTACAGTGGCTAGAGCTAAAGCCAGCGGAGCCTGGCCAAATGGGGCCTAGGTGTTTAGGGACGATTCCCCTTTGATTCCCCTGTTCAGCACTCAATGAATTTTCTGCAGAGCATCCATGGTACAGTAGATAGATTGTGAGTTTCATGTGAGGATGGTATATTTAAAACCTCTCTGTATAGATTCTTATGAAAATGTAAGTTCGGATTGGCAGATGATAGAAATAGTGATGCCAATATGGCTTCATCTTGTGTGCTTATGGTATTATGAACCGGCTCAGAAAAAATGTATGGTTTGTTTAAGATAATAAGATTTTTTGCATCAATATGTTTTGTTATATGAGATTGGGAAGGCCTTTTATGTTCACACATGTCTGTGACAAGGAAATTAATTGACTTTGATGATAGATTTTATAGAATTGAAGTTTTTATGTCCATGCTGATAAAGCTACCTTGATTGTATTTTTGTTGAGAGTATAATTTTTTACTATTAGACTACTTCATCAGTTGTCAATAATTGGGAGTTTTACGGTTCACAAGCACACTACATGATTTCACGATGCTTAACTCATCGAGACTGCCGGCGCCGTTGTGCATGGCGTGGCCATATCGTAAACTCCAgcgatttcaaaaaaaaaaaaagaactgcaGACGAGACGTGCGTGTGCGGGATGGAGAGGAAAACCGGCGTGCGTTCAAAACCAGGCGCGCGTTCAAAACAACCTCGCGACGGCTGGGCGCGCGGACGGGCGCGAGTCGATGGGCTCGGGGCGGCTCGGGTACGGAATAGTTATTCCATACCCAGGGTACTGAATAGCGGTGTCTTGTGCAGAATTAATTTGGAGATCGAATCCACTGATTATATAATTAACAGACTTTAGAGACAATAATAGCACAAGTAATGAAATTATTCGTGTATATATATGATGATACGCCGAAGGCAATATACATATACAGGTAGGACATCAACGGATAAATCAAAGCAGCAAGCACAACGTACAACACTGAACGTCACGCTCCTATACTACTCCATCGTATGTATGCACACCAAGTACAGAAACAGAACGCGTTTTTACTAGCTGGAGCAACACGGGCGCATGTGCAGTTCATTCATTCGATCATGGCTTGGCCTCTGGCACCGGGTAGTGGCTCTCCGGCTTCGGCAGCTCGGGTTCGGGCAGGGGCGGAAGCTCATGCTTCGGCGGCTCCGGCACGTGAGGCGCTTCCGGCTTCGGCAGCTCCGGTACCTCGGGGTGAGGCGGGAGCTCATGCTTCGGCGCCTCCGGCACGTGAGGAGCTTCCGGCTTCGGCAGCTCCGGTACCTCGGGGTGAGGCGGCAGCTCGGGCTTCGGCACCTCCGGCACGGCAGGGTGGGGCAGCTCGGGCTTTGGCACTTCAGGCACGGGGTGAGGCACCTCCGGCACGGCGGGCTGTGGCAGCTCTGGCACAGGGTGCTCCGGCACGGTGGGGTGCGGTGGCAGCTCAGGCTTGGGCAGCTCCGGCAGGGTTGGGTGTGGCGGCAGCTCCGGCTTGGGGTGCTCTGGCTCGGTGGGGTGTGGTGGCAGCTCGGGCTTGGGGATCTCCGGCACGGTGGGGTGCGGCGGGTACTCTGGCTTGGGGATCTCCGGCACGGCGGGGTGCGGCGGGTACTCGGGCTTCGTCTCCTCCAGGTACCGAGCCGCGCTGCTCATGGAACTGCATGCGAGCAGCAGCGCCACGAGGGAGGACATGGTTTTCTTGGAAACCATGTCAGATTCTCAGCTGCGATCTCAATGTATTAGTGAGAGGATGTGAGCTAGTTCTTGTTGTGATGCTGTGATGGCTGGAAGGGAAGAGGAGCCCGCTATTTATAGATGCCAAGCGAAGGCCTTGCTGCATGCAtagttgcatgcatgtgtgtgtgtttgCAGGACTCTTCTGGTCTTTGGTGCCTGCTGGTAGCAGTAGGTCATCTGCATTTTTTTCTCTCCTGAAACCTCTAGCCTCGAGGTCATCTGCTCAGCTTAGTTTTCCAAAATGTTATCTCTAATACATGTGTCTGGTTTAATCGGTTGAGAATACCCTGAAATAGGAACGAGATCCGCTGCAGTTGAGTGCCCTGCAGTGGTGTCcctgacacgtgggccccacacacgcgggcccacctgtcagtggcCCAACTGCAGGCTGCCGAACTGCAGCGGATCCCTTTCCCCTGAAATATGCGTGAGCTGGTTGGTGGATGCATGCTTTATTTATCTTTACACACAAGCCTACTAGTTACTGTTAGTGCCTATAGGTAACACGTGTGCTGCACATCTTCTGTGGTTAGGCTACCGAATCTATACCACAAAGTTGATACCGTGGATGTGAAGAACATAAAGCAGATAGCTGAGATACGTACAGAGGACACACGTGAAAACTAAGCTGACGAAACGATTGGTTTTGGTAGTTCCAGATAGGGTTGAAAACGACGACGGCCCTAAGATAAGACAGGTACTTGCAACGTACGCAGCCAGTAGTACTACACACAGCAGGACATTAAACCAGA
This window contains:
- the LOC120693964 gene encoding uncharacterized protein LOC120693964 isoform X2 is translated as MERRKQKLFEIQSGVEEAESLVFLIIKLLISVLPTDVQSKEKNVVRPSGRLPSETTWDLQSKLDTRTACRRLHVLAVLLACWRSPVMKPGVACLLEIACTRGAACWRATDHLWHGRPAASIDRCIKLLLE
- the LOC120693913 gene encoding protein PELPK1-like isoform X1; this encodes MVSKKTMSSLVALLLACSSMSSAARYLEETKPEYPPHPAVPEIPKPEYPPHPTVPEIPKPELPPHPTEPEHPKPELPPHPTLPELPKPELPPHPTVPEHPVPELPQPAVPEVPHPVPEVPKPELPHPAVPEVPKPELPPHPEVPELPKPEAPHVPEAPKHELPPHPEVPELPKPEAPHVPEPPKHELPPLPEPELPKPESHYPVPEAKP
- the LOC120693913 gene encoding protein PELPK1-like isoform X2 yields the protein MVSKKTMSSLVALLLACSSMSSAARYLEETKPEYPPHPAVPEIPKPEYPPHPTVPEIPKPELPPHPTEPEHPKPELPPHPTLPELPKPELPPHPTVPEHPVPELPQPAVPEVPHPVPEVPKPELPHPAVPEVPKPELPPHPEVPELPKPEAPHVPEAPKHELPPHPEVPELPKHELPPLPEPELPKPESHYPVPEAKP
- the LOC120693913 gene encoding protein PELPK1-like isoform X4 produces the protein MVSKKTMSSLVALLLACSSMSSAARYLEETKPEYPPHPAVPEIPKPEYPPHPTVPEIPKPELPPHPTEPEHPKPELPPHPTLPELPKPELPPHPTVPEHPVPELPQPAVPEVPHPVPEVPKPELPHPAVPEVPKPELPPHPEVPELPKHELPPLPEPELPKPESHYPVPEAKP
- the LOC120693913 gene encoding protein PELPK1-like isoform X3, with the translated sequence MVSKKTMSSLVALLLACSSMSSAARYLEETKPEYPPHPAVPEIPKPEYPPHPTVPEIPKPELPPHPTEPEHPKPELPPHPTLPELPKPELPPHPTVPEHPVPELPQPAVPEVPHPVPEVPKPELPHPAVPEVPKPELPPHPEVPELPKPEAPHVPEAPKHELPPHPEVPELPKHELPPLPEPELPKPESHYPVPEAKP
- the LOC120693964 gene encoding uncharacterized protein LOC120693964 isoform X3, with the protein product MERRKQKLFEIQSGVEEAESLVFLIIKLLISVLPTDVQSKEKNVVRPSGRLPSETTWDLQSKLDTRTACRRLHVLAVLLACWRSPVMKPGVACLLEIACTRGAACWRATDHLWHGRPAASIDR